The nucleotide window TTCCTTCTCCGCCTGATCCTCATAGGCAAGGCGCGCAAGATGATTGGGGCTTTGCGACAAAAGATCTTTTAAAGAGGCTTCTTCTGGAAAATCTTCAATTACCGGCGCAAGACTCCCCGTGCAGGTTTCCACTTCATCAGGTGACACCCCACATAAATGGGCAAGCCGCCGGCGCAAGGCGTCCCGTTCCTGACAAATTTCTTTAAGAGTCGCTTGGTAACGGCCGTAATCCGTTGAAGCACGCAAATAATCGACCTCAGGCAAGTCTCCATGCTCAAAACGCTGGCGGGTCAGTTCTGTCAATTGACCTTCCAGAGAAATAATCTCCTCTACGATTGCCGCCTTTTCTTGTGCGGCTAGGGTTTCGTAAAAGAGGTGCTGCGCCTCGCTGATAATTTCTTGGCGCGTGGCGTAGGCCTCCAGCGTCGCAGCATCTACACCGGCTTCTCCTGCTTGACGGGCAAATTTACGTGCTCCCGACAAAGGCAGCGGCTGCGTAATGCCTGCCAACACTTCCATTTGGTTGTTCTGACCGCGTGCCACGGACCAAGATTCGCCGCGTAGTTCCAGTTCCGGATTGGGAAGCAGCCCTGCTTGGCGTGCTTCCCCCTTTTCTTCTTCCACGGCAAATGCTGCGCTGCGCAGATTGGGATGTTGATCCAACACAAGATTCACCGCCATTTCAACGGTAAACTCGGCTGTACTTACATCTGCAAAACCGGCTAGCAGCAATACGACTAACAGACTTTGAATAACGCGTTTAAACATTCACACTATCTCCGAGTGGAAGGGTTTCCATTCCATCCTTTTTGGTGACCGGTCTGCCAAAACGGAAATACAAAGCAGGTACAATAATCATATTGAGAATTGTTGCTGACAGAAGACCGCCAATGATCACCACGGCCATGGGACTTTGAATTTCGTTGCCCGGTGCATTTCGGGCAATTACCAAAGGAACCAAAGCCAGCCCGGTAGAAATGGCGGTCATCAATACAGGAATAACCCGTTCTACAGATCCGCGCCAAACCGCTTCTCTAAATTCAGTTACGCCATCTTCTTGTTGAAGGTGGCGAATATGGTTGATCAGCATTATACCATTTCTCGCGGCAACGCCGAAGACACTGATAAATCCGATGATAGAGGCAATGGAGAGAACGCCTCCCAGAAGAAAGACGGCGGCAACACCGCCGATCAATGCGAGAGGAAGACTCGCCATCACGAAAGCGGCATCCAACAAATTGCGGAAGGTCATGCCCAATATAGCGAAAATAATGGCGAAAATCAGCAGTCCCGACAGCAACAGCCGTTGCGATGCCGCGGCGGCACTCTCAAATTGTCCGCCGTAATGAACGGAATAACCGGATTTATTTTTGAGAAGAGGATCCACGGCAGCACGAATATCAGCTAGGACAGATGCCACGTCTCGCCCCGCCGGATTACAGACAACAAATATTTTTCGCTGCACCTGATCACGAGAAATGATGTTGGGACCGCTCTCACGAGACACAACCGATACGGCGCCCAAAGGTACCAATGCGCCTGTATCCGTTCGTAAGGGCAGCTGTTCCAATGCGGCAACGGAATCCGTTGCTTTATCCTGCATACGCAGCACAAGATCGTAGGCATTGCGCCCTTCATAGACGCGGCTCACGGGCGCTCCATACAGAGCGGCACGGAGCGTCAGCCCCGCTTCCACAAAGGAGACGCGATTCCGGGACAACCGCTCCCGATCTAAATAGACACGCAATTCGGGCACTTCTGTTTGAGGTTCTACCGCCACGTCAGTGACACCGGGAATCTGCTTGATCAGCACTTCAGCCTCTTCTGCCAAATCCCGCAAGATATGCAAATCATCGCCGGATATTTTGATGGCAATCCCGGCGCGTGCACCGGACAGCATATGATCAATGCGGTGCGCAATCGGGCCGCCGAGTCCGAAAGTAATACCCGGCACTTTTCCGAGACGTGCACGAATATCGGCCAGCATCTCTTCTTTACTGCGGTCCTTTAAAGTATAAGTCGCTTCCATTTCGGAGCCTTCAATGCCTTGCGCGTGTTCATCAAGCTCACCGCGACCTGTCTTTCTCGCCACGGACGTAACTTCGTCCGTTTCTAAAAGCATCTTTTCAACG belongs to Candidatus Hydrogenedentota bacterium and includes:
- a CDS encoding TolC family protein, producing the protein MFKRVIQSLLVVLLLAGFADVSTAEFTVEMAVNLVLDQHPNLRSAAFAVEEEKGEARQAGLLPNPELELRGESWSVARGQNNQMEVLAGITQPLPLSGARKFARQAGEAGVDAATLEAYATRQEIISEAQHLFYETLAAQEKAAIVEEIISLEGQLTELTRQRFEHGDLPEVDYLRASTDYGRYQATLKEICQERDALRRRLAHLCGVSPDEVETCTGSLAPVIEDFPEEASLKDLLSQSPNHLARLAYEDQAEKEVRAEQRSAIPEPGLQVGLRRLTEDRTNRMDVGISVDLPLFDRNQGAIHAAKARVQRIRAENEAKYQEEFRELTDLLLKGKRFLTLAEHLSTEVLPKQETTQQILESALVMGGASLFEVLAEYRSTLETKQEILENYANARDALIELNALL